A stretch of Acropora muricata isolate sample 2 chromosome 7, ASM3666990v1, whole genome shotgun sequence DNA encodes these proteins:
- the LOC136921719 gene encoding one cut domain family member 3-like, with product MSINIDDATLADNSIKRKITVEIPQHEEQNLLQFLEECGGKVCEDQLDASEEAPQEIRESPSTIASEIRGWLSQNRTVSVAFFAKEIVKRSQGTVSSLLNNPPQSFPTGAGREPWKSMKDFLVNPEEKAKLLDQLKARKGKGKQTGETAESQETAPPKKTRKIFDKVELASLDAVYQASNGLPTNSMVERLAHSLDITKNQVDNWFQNRRRMAKNNQYTPGQLSLQ from the exons ATGTCTATTAATATCGATGATGCTACCCTCGCAGATAACTCTATTAAGCGGAAG ATCACTGTGGAAATACCACAACACGAAGAGCAAAACCTGTTGCAGTTCCTTGAAGAATGTGGGGGCAAGGTTTGTGAAG ATCAGCTAGATGCAAGTGAAGAAGCCCCGCAAGAGATAAGAGAAAGCCCATCGACAATTGCCAGTGAGATTAGAGGTTGGCTTAGCCAAAATCGTACGGTTTCGGTGGCATTTTTCGCCAAGGAAATTGTAAAACGCTCACAGGGGACCGTGTCATCGCTTCTAAACAACCCGCCGCAATCATTTCCAACTGGTGCAGGGAGAGAGCCGTGGAAATCCATGaaggattttttggtaaaccCTGAAGAAAAGGCAAAGCTGCTGGATCAGCTGAAAGCGAGGAAAG GAAAAGGTAAACAGACGGGGGAAACAGCAGAAAGCCAGGAAACTGCGCCGCCAAAAAAAACACGAAAGATCTTTGACAAGGTCGAATTAGCTAGTTTGGACGCAGTTTACCAAGCTTCAAACGGCCTGCCAACGAACAGCATGGTTGAGCGGTTGGCCCACTCTCTGGATATAACAAAGAACCAG GTAGACAATTGGTTTCAGAACCGTCGCCGTATGGCAAAGAATAATCAGTATACGCCAGGACAATTAAGCCTGCAGTAA